One genomic segment of Mycolicibacterium chubuense NBB4 includes these proteins:
- a CDS encoding DUF302 domain-containing protein produces the protein MGFALSTALHTSFDDAVARTREALAGQGFGVLTEIDMQATLKAKLGEDMEKYVILGACNPPLAHRAVDIDRQIGLLLPCNVVVRADRDDADTVVVEAMDPQVLVDVTDEDAMRPVADEVATKLRAALDSL, from the coding sequence ATGGGATTCGCACTGTCGACCGCTCTGCACACCTCGTTCGACGACGCCGTCGCCCGCACCCGGGAAGCGCTCGCCGGACAGGGATTCGGAGTCCTGACCGAGATCGACATGCAAGCTACGCTGAAGGCCAAGCTCGGCGAGGACATGGAGAAGTACGTGATCCTCGGAGCGTGCAATCCGCCGCTGGCACACCGCGCGGTGGACATCGATCGCCAGATCGGGCTGCTGTTGCCGTGCAACGTCGTGGTCCGCGCGGATCGCGACGACGCCGACACTGTGGTGGTCGAGGCGATGGACCCGCAGGTCCTGGTCGACGTGACAGACGAGGACGCGATGCGGCCCGTCGCCGACGAGGTGGCGACCAAGCTGCGCGCGGCGCTCGACTCGCTCTAA
- a CDS encoding metal-sensitive transcriptional regulator — protein sequence MVGDEDAIAAVLNRLRRAQGQLAGVISMIEQGRDCKDVVTQLAAVSRALDRAGFKIVATGLRECVTGDAAGDERPMTEAELEKLFLALA from the coding sequence GTGGTCGGAGACGAAGATGCCATTGCTGCAGTGCTGAATCGCCTGCGGCGCGCCCAGGGCCAGTTGGCGGGCGTGATCTCGATGATCGAACAGGGGCGTGACTGCAAGGACGTGGTCACCCAATTGGCGGCGGTGTCCCGGGCGCTCGACCGGGCCGGCTTCAAGATCGTTGCCACCGGCCTGCGGGAGTGTGTCACCGGCGACGCCGCCGGTGACGAGCGGCCGATGACCGAAGCCGAACTGGAGAAGCTCTTCCTCGCACTCGCCTGA
- a CDS encoding rhodanese-like domain-containing protein: protein MPATIASADLRRVLDSASAPRVLDVRTPGEFETVHMPGSYNVPLDMLREHREEILAHVDEDVVLVCRSGQRAAQAEELLRRAGLPNVHILEGGITAWQSEGLPVKRGSQRWDLERQVRLVAGLIVALAILVSIVVPGVKWVAFAIGAGLTFAAVTNTCAMGMLLAKLPYNRGASCDLQTVVSQLVERP from the coding sequence ATGCCCGCGACCATCGCCTCGGCCGACCTGCGACGTGTGCTCGACTCAGCATCGGCGCCGCGCGTGCTGGACGTCAGGACCCCTGGCGAGTTCGAGACCGTGCACATGCCCGGCTCGTACAACGTGCCACTCGACATGTTGCGGGAGCACCGCGAGGAGATCCTCGCCCATGTCGACGAGGACGTGGTGCTGGTGTGCCGCTCGGGCCAGCGCGCCGCGCAGGCCGAGGAGCTGCTGCGACGGGCGGGCCTGCCGAACGTGCACATCCTCGAGGGCGGCATCACGGCGTGGCAGTCCGAAGGCCTGCCGGTGAAGCGCGGCAGCCAGCGGTGGGACCTGGAACGTCAGGTCCGGCTCGTCGCGGGCCTGATCGTGGCGCTCGCCATCCTGGTCAGCATCGTCGTTCCGGGCGTCAAGTGGGTGGCGTTCGCGATCGGCGCGGGACTCACCTTCGCCGCGGTGACCAACACCTGCGCCATGGGCATGCTGCTCGCGAAGTTGCCCTACAACCGGGGCGCATCGTGCGACCTGCAGACGGTCGTGTCACAGCTGGTGGAACGGCCATGA
- a CDS encoding DUF2267 domain-containing protein, translated as MSTTTKASAIDHATQVAHSWVNEVARQFDTGDREFAYGVLRAWLHVFRDRLTVEAAAHFAAQLPDLIRGVFYAGWDPSAVPIKYDAEGFAVRLAHDATLDKRDVGKASAAVTNAVTHFLPASHLDKAMGHLPPDVRALLRP; from the coding sequence ATGTCCACCACAACGAAAGCCTCGGCGATCGACCACGCCACGCAGGTGGCGCACAGTTGGGTCAACGAGGTCGCCAGGCAATTCGACACCGGGGACCGCGAATTCGCGTACGGAGTGCTGCGGGCGTGGCTGCACGTCTTCCGGGATCGGCTCACCGTGGAGGCCGCCGCGCACTTCGCCGCACAGCTGCCCGACCTGATCCGGGGCGTCTTCTACGCCGGCTGGGACCCGAGTGCGGTCCCGATCAAATACGACGCGGAGGGTTTCGCGGTGCGCCTGGCCCACGACGCCACCCTCGACAAGCGCGACGTCGGCAAGGCTTCTGCAGCGGTCACCAACGCGGTGACGCACTTCCTGCCGGCCAGTCACCTCGACAAGGCGATGGGCCACCTGCCGCCCGACGTCCGTGCGCTACTGCGGCCTTGA
- a CDS encoding alpha-ketoacid dehydrogenase subunit beta — MTKTTYRTAIHDSIRDAMAADPRVLLMGEDVGAYGGTYAASKGLLAEFGPNRVRDTPLSELGFVGVGIGAALGGLRPIVEIMTVNFSLLALDQIVNTAAALRHMSGGQFSVPLVVRMATGAGRQLAAQHSHSLECWFAHIPGIKVVAPATVQDAYGMLITALADPDPVVVFEHVGLYNTASDTEELAAVDISRAAIRRPGNDVTVITYGGSLPKVLDAADELSLAGIDCEVIDLRTLRPLDTRAFIESVRKTHRAVIVDEGWRTGSLAAEVSAQIVENAFFDLDAPVGRVCTAEVPIPYAKHLEEAALPQRDTIVAAVKNLVGVQS; from the coding sequence ATGACCAAGACGACATACCGCACGGCGATCCACGACTCGATCCGTGACGCCATGGCCGCCGATCCGCGGGTTCTGCTGATGGGTGAGGACGTGGGCGCCTACGGCGGCACCTACGCCGCCTCCAAGGGGCTGCTCGCCGAGTTCGGGCCGAACCGCGTGCGTGACACACCGCTGTCCGAACTCGGCTTCGTCGGCGTGGGCATCGGCGCAGCGCTCGGCGGGCTGCGCCCGATCGTCGAGATCATGACGGTCAACTTCAGCCTGCTGGCGCTCGATCAGATCGTCAACACCGCTGCCGCGCTGAGGCATATGTCCGGAGGGCAGTTCTCGGTGCCGCTGGTGGTCAGGATGGCGACCGGGGCGGGTAGGCAGCTGGCCGCCCAGCACTCGCACAGCCTGGAGTGCTGGTTCGCCCACATCCCGGGTATCAAGGTCGTCGCGCCGGCGACGGTGCAGGACGCCTACGGCATGCTGATCACCGCACTGGCGGACCCCGATCCAGTGGTGGTCTTCGAGCACGTCGGGCTCTACAACACCGCGTCCGATACCGAAGAGCTTGCGGCGGTGGACATCTCGCGCGCGGCGATCCGGCGCCCCGGAAACGACGTCACGGTGATCACCTACGGCGGCAGCCTGCCGAAGGTGCTCGACGCGGCAGACGAGTTGTCCCTGGCCGGTATCGACTGCGAGGTCATCGATCTGAGGACGCTGCGGCCGCTGGACACGCGTGCGTTCATCGAGTCGGTCCGCAAGACGCACCGCGCGGTCATCGTCGACGAAGGCTGGCGCACCGGCAGTCTGGCCGCCGAGGTCAGCGCACAGATCGTCGAGAACGCGTTCTTCGACCTCGACGCCCCGGTGGGCCGAGTGTGCACCGCCGAGGTGCCGATACCGTATGCCAAACACCTCGAGGAGGCGGCACTGCCGCAGCGCGACACGATCGTCGCGGCGGTGAAGAACCTGGTCGGTGTGCAGTCATGA
- a CDS encoding sulfite exporter TauE/SafE family protein, with translation MIALTVALAVLVGVSLGLLGGGGSILTVPLLAYVAGMDVKHAIATSLLVVGATSAVGAISHARAGRVQWRTGLVFGAAGMVGAYGGGLLGRFLPDTVLMITFAAIMIATALAMLRGRKDSASTARSLPVAKALPLGIAVGLITGIVGAGGGFLIVPALALLGGLPMPIAVGTSLVVIALNSLAGLAGHLSSASMDWRLAALITAAAVAGALIGSRLTSVVDPNALRKGFGVFVLAMSVVVLWQEAGAAVGAVAAGAMVAFLSFRAACARISRCPLKGVLGVTRAAPAR, from the coding sequence ATGATCGCGCTCACCGTGGCGTTGGCCGTCCTCGTCGGTGTGTCGCTCGGACTGCTCGGCGGCGGCGGCTCCATCCTGACCGTCCCGTTGCTGGCCTACGTGGCCGGCATGGACGTCAAGCACGCCATCGCCACCTCTCTCCTGGTCGTGGGCGCCACCAGTGCCGTGGGCGCGATCTCGCATGCGCGGGCCGGCCGCGTGCAGTGGCGTACGGGCTTGGTGTTCGGGGCGGCCGGGATGGTCGGCGCGTACGGCGGCGGACTGCTGGGGCGCTTCCTTCCCGACACGGTCCTGATGATCACCTTCGCCGCGATCATGATCGCCACCGCGCTCGCGATGCTGCGGGGGCGTAAGGACAGTGCCTCGACCGCCCGCTCGCTACCCGTGGCCAAGGCGCTCCCCCTCGGTATCGCCGTCGGCCTGATCACCGGCATCGTCGGCGCCGGGGGCGGCTTCCTCATCGTTCCGGCGCTCGCGCTGCTCGGCGGCCTGCCCATGCCGATCGCGGTCGGCACGTCGCTGGTGGTCATCGCACTCAATTCCCTGGCGGGGCTCGCCGGCCATCTGTCGAGCGCCTCGATGGACTGGCGGCTCGCCGCCCTGATCACCGCAGCCGCGGTGGCCGGCGCGTTGATCGGCTCGAGGCTGACCTCGGTGGTCGATCCCAACGCGTTGCGCAAGGGGTTCGGCGTGTTCGTGCTGGCGATGTCGGTCGTCGTGCTCTGGCAGGAGGCCGGCGCGGCAGTGGGCGCGGTGGCCGCGGGCGCGATGGTCGCGTTCCTGTCGTTCCGAGCCGCCTGCGCACGGATCTCGCGCTGTCCGCTGAAGGGGGTCCTCGGCGTCACCCGGGCGGCGCCGGCGCGGTGA
- a CDS encoding dihydrolipoamide acetyltransferase family protein, with the protein MIEFTMPALGSDMDEGTLNEWLVKPGDTVTRGQIVAVVETTKAAVEIECWHDGVVAELLVPVGQTVSVGTPLAMLAESGEEVTAAPPAPQPVAAPAPVAVAPAAVAPTVSAPPAPAVPAPAFAAPAAPGHRRWVSPAARRLAASSGVDLDAVTGTGPQGAVTLSDVEHAATGQPAVTTPTPPAVTVPEPAVTRPAPEAIAKPAATSRTPAERAAEMRKSIAAAMSRSKREIPHYYLAHEIMMHTALSWLAERNSTRSVTERVLPAVLQIKAVALAAQRYAEFNGFWRQDGFEPAEGVHVGVAISLRGGGLVAPAIHDVPKRGLDELMADLTDLVARARAGSLRSSEMSDPTITVTNMGDQGVDAVFGVIYPQQVAIVGFGKPADRVCVIDSGIRVVPTVQATLSGDHRASDGHRGGLFLSAVNELLTDPQLLED; encoded by the coding sequence ATGATCGAGTTCACGATGCCGGCGCTCGGCTCCGACATGGACGAGGGCACGCTGAACGAGTGGCTCGTCAAGCCGGGCGACACCGTGACCCGCGGGCAGATCGTCGCGGTCGTCGAAACCACCAAAGCCGCAGTGGAAATCGAATGCTGGCACGACGGCGTCGTCGCGGAGCTGCTGGTCCCGGTCGGCCAGACGGTCTCGGTGGGGACGCCCCTGGCGATGCTGGCCGAATCCGGCGAAGAGGTCACCGCCGCTCCGCCGGCCCCGCAGCCCGTCGCGGCACCGGCTCCGGTGGCGGTCGCACCTGCTGCCGTGGCTCCGACCGTCTCGGCCCCTCCGGCCCCGGCCGTCCCAGCGCCGGCTTTCGCAGCGCCGGCGGCTCCGGGCCACCGCCGCTGGGTGTCTCCGGCCGCGCGCCGCCTGGCCGCATCGTCCGGTGTGGACCTCGACGCCGTCACCGGCACCGGTCCGCAGGGGGCGGTGACGTTGAGCGACGTCGAGCACGCGGCGACGGGGCAACCGGCGGTCACGACGCCGACCCCTCCCGCCGTCACGGTGCCGGAACCGGCGGTCACGAGGCCGGCGCCGGAGGCGATCGCGAAACCCGCCGCGACGAGCCGCACCCCCGCCGAGCGCGCCGCGGAGATGCGGAAGTCGATCGCCGCCGCGATGAGCCGGTCCAAGCGCGAGATCCCGCACTACTACCTCGCGCACGAGATCATGATGCACACGGCGCTGTCCTGGCTGGCCGAGCGGAACTCCACCCGCTCGGTCACCGAGCGGGTATTGCCGGCCGTCCTGCAGATCAAGGCGGTAGCGCTTGCCGCGCAACGTTATGCGGAGTTCAACGGGTTCTGGCGGCAGGACGGCTTCGAGCCCGCGGAGGGCGTGCACGTCGGTGTCGCCATCTCCCTGCGTGGAGGCGGGCTGGTGGCGCCGGCCATCCACGACGTCCCCAAGCGCGGACTCGACGAACTGATGGCCGACCTCACCGATCTGGTGGCACGTGCCCGCGCCGGCTCACTGCGCAGCTCGGAGATGTCCGACCCCACCATCACGGTCACCAACATGGGCGACCAAGGAGTGGACGCGGTGTTCGGAGTCATCTACCCGCAGCAGGTGGCGATCGTCGGTTTCGGTAAACCGGCCGACCGGGTCTGCGTGATCGACAGCGGCATCCGCGTCGTGCCGACCGTGCAGGCGACCCTGTCCGGCGATCACCGCGCCAGCGACGGCCACCGTGGCGGACTGTTCCTCTCTGCCGTCAACGAACTGCTGACCGACCCGCAACTCCTGGAGGACTGA
- a CDS encoding acyl carrier protein — protein sequence MTATADGGTRETVLAVLTSIAPEVEIADIRDDVLLREQVDLDSMDWLNFLRGIHRRFGVDIPEADYASLRTLDDVVDYVEKRTEDG from the coding sequence ATGACCGCGACGGCTGACGGTGGTACCCGAGAGACGGTCCTGGCGGTGCTGACCTCGATCGCGCCCGAGGTGGAGATCGCCGACATCCGGGACGACGTGCTGCTGCGCGAGCAGGTGGATCTGGACTCGATGGACTGGCTGAACTTCCTGCGGGGCATCCACCGGAGGTTCGGCGTCGACATCCCCGAGGCCGACTACGCGTCGCTGCGCACGCTCGACGATGTCGTCGACTATGTGGAAAAGCGCACAGAAGACGGGTGA
- a CDS encoding site-2 protease family protein, which translates to MNDSVAVGKLMGLPVRIHWSVVVIVWLFAWSLAGTLPVTAPGYPRWLYWVAGGCGAACLAGALLAHELAHAVVARRAGIPVSGVTLWLFGGVARLAGEARTPGVEFRMAAAGPALSLSLAAVFGAVAAALDASGWSPLATAVVTWLAVVNAILAVFNLLPGAPLDGGRILRAYLWHRHGDPVRAAISAARAGSVVAYVLIAWGLFELFAGSVIGGAWMAFIGWFLLTAAHAERVAIETRETLGGISAADVMTRPLHTAPGFISVERFIHDYLLADRHSAYPVTGDDGSITGLVTLAHVRAVPAGQRATTPLSQAATPLDRVPKADAAEPITTVMERLDRHTGGRVLVTDAGRVVGIITPSDVARLIDVRRLAATGDPHRP; encoded by the coding sequence GTGAACGACAGTGTCGCCGTCGGCAAGCTGATGGGACTCCCGGTCCGCATCCACTGGAGCGTGGTGGTCATCGTCTGGCTGTTCGCGTGGAGCCTGGCCGGCACCCTGCCCGTCACCGCGCCCGGATATCCCCGCTGGCTCTACTGGGTCGCCGGTGGATGCGGGGCCGCGTGTCTGGCCGGTGCCCTCCTCGCGCATGAGCTCGCCCATGCCGTCGTCGCGCGCAGGGCCGGCATCCCGGTCTCCGGTGTCACCCTGTGGTTGTTCGGCGGGGTGGCGCGGCTTGCCGGTGAGGCCAGGACTCCGGGAGTCGAGTTCCGGATGGCGGCTGCGGGTCCGGCGCTGAGCCTGTCCCTGGCGGCCGTCTTCGGCGCGGTCGCCGCCGCGCTGGATGCATCGGGGTGGTCCCCGCTGGCGACGGCGGTGGTGACGTGGCTGGCCGTCGTCAACGCCATTCTGGCGGTGTTCAACCTCTTGCCCGGGGCACCGCTCGACGGCGGACGCATTCTGCGCGCCTATCTGTGGCACCGCCACGGTGACCCGGTACGGGCGGCGATCAGCGCGGCGCGGGCGGGCAGTGTGGTCGCCTACGTCCTGATCGCCTGGGGTCTGTTCGAACTGTTCGCCGGGTCGGTGATCGGCGGAGCGTGGATGGCCTTCATCGGGTGGTTCCTGCTGACGGCCGCCCACGCCGAGCGGGTGGCGATCGAGACTCGGGAGACCCTCGGCGGCATATCGGCCGCCGACGTGATGACCCGGCCGCTGCACACCGCCCCGGGCTTCATCTCCGTCGAGCGATTCATCCACGACTACCTGCTCGCCGACCGGCATTCGGCCTATCCGGTCACCGGCGACGACGGATCGATCACCGGGCTCGTCACCTTGGCGCACGTGCGCGCCGTCCCCGCCGGACAACGCGCGACCACTCCGCTGAGCCAGGCCGCGACCCCACTGGACCGGGTACCGAAAGCTGATGCGGCAGAACCCATCACCACCGTGATGGAACGCCTCGACCGGCACACCGGCGGTCGTGTCCTCGTCACCGACGCCGGCCGGGTGGTCGGCATCATCACCCCGAGCGACGTCGCACGACTGATCGACGTCCGCAGACTCGCTGCGACCGGCGACCCGCACCGACCGTGA
- a CDS encoding MBL fold metallo-hydrolase, with translation MILEQYYIECLSHASYLIGDESTGRAVVVDPRRDITEYLADARTHGLTIEGVINTHFHADFVSGHLELVDATGAWIGFGEAAETDYPIRRLADGQHLSLGEVDLEILSTPGHTWESISVVVREHPGAVPTAVLTGDSLFIGDVGRPDLVNIGDSSTSDLARAMYHSIHDKLLRLPDSVVVMPAHGAGSSCGKNLSTELTSTIGEQRRTNPSVQPMSEDAFVELVTHGQPAAPSYFSVDAAMNKRVHPLLVQNRSVEPLSAGQIRQALRDGVRVVDARSVDDFAAGHLRGSVNVGFDGRFAETGGMVAEIGEPIALIAYPGEEQDAALRLARVGSDNVIGYLTVDRDGRFPAELSDLVRSAPRVTVAELDRLMADGAVAVLDIRNPGELESGSIPGAIHVPLAQLRAQIGRVPTDRPVVVHCAGGWRSSVAASLLRAEGFDDVSDLAGGYNAWADAHVSA, from the coding sequence ATGATCCTGGAGCAGTACTACATCGAGTGCCTCTCGCACGCGTCGTATCTGATCGGCGACGAGAGCACGGGCCGCGCGGTGGTGGTGGATCCCCGACGCGACATCACCGAATACCTGGCGGACGCCCGCACGCACGGGCTGACCATCGAGGGCGTCATCAACACCCACTTCCACGCCGATTTCGTGTCCGGGCACCTGGAGCTCGTCGACGCGACCGGGGCGTGGATCGGCTTCGGCGAGGCCGCCGAGACGGACTACCCGATCCGCCGCCTCGCGGACGGTCAGCACCTCAGCCTCGGCGAGGTCGACCTGGAGATCCTCTCGACACCCGGGCACACGTGGGAATCGATCAGTGTGGTGGTGCGCGAGCACCCGGGTGCGGTCCCGACCGCGGTCTTGACCGGTGACTCGCTGTTCATCGGGGATGTCGGCCGGCCCGACCTGGTCAACATCGGAGACAGCTCGACCAGCGATCTGGCCCGGGCGATGTATCACTCGATCCACGACAAGCTGCTGCGGTTGCCCGACAGCGTCGTCGTGATGCCGGCCCACGGCGCCGGATCGTCGTGCGGGAAGAACCTGTCGACCGAGCTGACGTCCACGATCGGCGAGCAGCGCCGGACCAACCCCTCCGTGCAACCGATGTCCGAGGATGCGTTCGTCGAGCTCGTCACCCACGGTCAGCCCGCTGCACCTTCCTACTTCTCCGTCGACGCGGCGATGAACAAGCGCGTGCACCCGCTGTTGGTGCAGAACCGTTCCGTTGAGCCGTTGTCCGCCGGGCAGATTCGTCAGGCGCTGCGCGACGGGGTCCGCGTGGTCGACGCGCGCAGCGTCGACGACTTCGCCGCCGGGCACCTGCGGGGCTCGGTCAACGTCGGATTCGACGGGCGTTTCGCCGAGACGGGCGGGATGGTCGCCGAGATCGGCGAGCCGATCGCGCTGATCGCCTATCCGGGTGAGGAGCAGGACGCGGCGTTACGGCTCGCCCGAGTCGGCTCGGACAACGTGATCGGTTACCTGACAGTCGACCGCGACGGCCGCTTCCCGGCGGAGTTGTCCGATCTCGTCCGCTCGGCACCCCGCGTCACCGTCGCCGAACTGGACCGGCTGATGGCCGACGGCGCCGTCGCGGTGCTCGACATCCGCAATCCGGGCGAACTCGAATCGGGCAGTATTCCGGGCGCCATCCACGTGCCGCTGGCCCAGCTGCGGGCCCAGATCGGGCGGGTTCCGACCGACCGGCCCGTCGTCGTCCACTGCGCAGGAGGCTGGCGGTCGAGCGTGGCCGCGTCGCTGCTGCGCGCCGAAGGCTTCGACGACGTGTCCGACCTCGCCGGCGGCTACAACGCGTGGGCCGATGCGCACGTGAGCGCCTGA
- a CDS encoding ANTAR domain-containing protein, which produces MVTQTTSHSLPARPRIEEASARTPLDTAVGVLIGRRHCSPRAAFTEIADAALQSGIGLSALSRALVALASGVPTDFAHREEVEARWGPALGLGEPR; this is translated from the coding sequence GTGGTGACGCAGACGACGTCGCATTCGCTTCCGGCGCGACCGCGCATCGAGGAGGCGTCGGCCCGGACTCCGCTGGACACCGCCGTCGGCGTGCTCATCGGCCGACGGCACTGCTCGCCACGCGCCGCGTTCACCGAGATCGCCGATGCGGCCCTGCAGAGCGGGATCGGGCTGAGCGCGCTCAGTCGTGCGCTTGTCGCGCTGGCCAGCGGGGTGCCGACCGACTTCGCGCACCGCGAGGAGGTCGAGGCGCGGTGGGGCCCGGCGCTCGGCCTCGGCGAACCTCGTTAG